The following DNA comes from Elusimicrobiota bacterium.
GTCGTCATCGGCGGCGCCAGCTTCCACGCCCAGACCCAGGAGCTCAAGCGCGGCGCCGAGGTGGTCGTCGCCACCCCCGGCCGCCTGCTCGACCATATCCGCTCCGGCACCTTCAACCTCCAGAACGTGCGCGTCGCCGTCCTCGACGAGGCCGACCGCATGCTCGACATGGGCTTCATGCCCGACGTGCGCCGCATCATGAAGATGCTCCCGGCCGAGCGCCAGACCTTGATGTTCTCCGCGACCATCCCGATAGAAGTCGAAAGGGTGGTGAACGAATTCATGCGCTCGCCCGTCCGCGTCTCCGTGGACAAGCCGCGCTCGACCGCGACGACGATCAAGCAGCGCCTGTTCCCGGTCACCGAGGACCAGAAGGCGACCTTGCTCGAGGCGATGCTCAAGGCCGAGGGCGTGGACTCCGTCATCATCTTCACGCGCACGAAGGTCCGCGCCGACCGCGTCGCGGGCTGGCTCCAACGCAAGGCGATCCGGTGCGTGGTCCTCCACTCCGACCTGTCGCAGAGCGAGCGCGACCGCGGCATGGCCGACTTCCGCGAGGGCCGTCACACCGTCCTCGTCGCCACGGACTTGGCCGCCCGCGGATTGGACGTCCCCGACGTCTCCCACGTGATCAACTACGACGTGCCCGAGCACCCCGAGGACTACGTCCACCGCATCGGCCGCACCGGACGCGCGATGACCGAGGGCGACGCCGCGACCTTGGTCGCGCTGGAGGAGGAGAAGCTCGTGCCGGTCATCGAGGCCTTCATCGGCCAGGAGATCGAGCGCAAGGCCCTCCCCGGCTTCCCGTACCGCGTGCCGCCGCGCATGAAGACGTACCGGCCTTCCTTAATGTCCTCCTTCCGCGTGCGCCGCCGCTCCATCCCTAGACGCTGACGCCGTCACATCTCCTACATATAACCGTTTCCCGCCCGACATGGAACGGCCCCGGCCCCGGGGATAGACTCTATGCACGGGATATGACGTCGGGGGATGC
Coding sequences within:
- a CDS encoding DEAD/DEAH box helicase, with protein sequence MPFNTFNLRPELLQGIQALGYAAPTPIQAQALPEALLGKDVIGSAQTGSGKTVAFTLPLLSRLLADRETEGGAKAGLRVRALVLTPTRELATQVERMIAELAKFSPVKCVVVIGGASFHAQTQELKRGAEVVVATPGRLLDHIRSGTFNLQNVRVAVLDEADRMLDMGFMPDVRRIMKMLPAERQTLMFSATIPIEVERVVNEFMRSPVRVSVDKPRSTATTIKQRLFPVTEDQKATLLEAMLKAEGVDSVIIFTRTKVRADRVAGWLQRKAIRCVVLHSDLSQSERDRGMADFREGRHTVLVATDLAARGLDVPDVSHVINYDVPEHPEDYVHRIGRTGRAMTEGDAATLVALEEEKLVPVIEAFIGQEIERKALPGFPYRVPPRMKTYRPSLMSSFRVRRRSIPRR